One Pleurocapsa sp. PCC 7327 DNA segment encodes these proteins:
- the kaiB gene encoding circadian clock protein KaiB translates to MSNLRKTYVLKLYVAGNTPNSVRALKTLKNILEQEFQGVYALKVIDVLKNPQLAEEDKILATPTLAKILPPPVRKIIGDLSDREKVLIGLDLLYEEIREREEKDLEK, encoded by the coding sequence ATGAGTAATTTGAGAAAAACTTATGTTTTAAAACTTTATGTGGCTGGAAATACGCCCAACTCGGTTCGGGCGCTAAAGACGCTTAAAAATATTCTCGAACAGGAATTTCAAGGAGTTTATGCTCTAAAAGTTATCGACGTACTGAAAAATCCTCAACTGGCAGAAGAAGATAAAATCTTAGCTACCCCAACGCTAGCCAAAATTTTACCACCTCCCGTTCGTAAAATTATTGGCGATCTTTCCGACCGAGAAAAAGTTTTAATCGGTTTAGATCTTCTTTATGAAGAAATTAGAGAGAGAGAAGAGAAAGATTTAGAAAAATAA